In one window of Clavelina lepadiformis chromosome 4, kaClaLepa1.1, whole genome shotgun sequence DNA:
- the LOC143453340 gene encoding uncharacterized protein LOC143453340 has translation MKGLFVLPLLWMFCSSLDAAKVCNRNSKREECKGAHPFVSVTVCHNLGCCFDYSIPRNGLWCYSAVEEEKENEEETETENQVNICGQVPLPFRIPCAVDGICSPEKCCFDESMPGAECCFEKPK, from the exons ATGAAAGGTCTTTTTGTGCTCCCATTGCTTTGGATGTTTTGCAGTTCTTTGGATGCAGCTAAAG TGTGTAACCGTAACTCTAAAAGGGAAGAGTGTAAGGGGGCACATCCGTTTGTCAGCGTAACAGTCTGTCATAATCTGGGATGTTGTTTTGATTACTCAATACCAAGAAACGGACTGTGGTGCTACAGTGCTGTtgaagaggaaaaagaaaacgaaGAAGAAACTGAAACTGAAAACCAAG TGAACATATGCGGTCAGGTTCCATTACCGTTCAGAATTCCATGTGCTGTTGACGGAATTTGTTCGCCGGAAAAGTGCTGCTTTGATGAATCTATGCCTGGAGCTGAATGTTGCTTCGAAAAACCGAAATGA
- the LOC143452004 gene encoding fibrinogen-like protein A isoform X3, protein MKTLTCFVLLVTYRVTMTYSQQCRQVTSTVCDDDVTNVSRQKGDKGEIGSPGKSGSQGIKGSKGDSGGVGEKGAQGESCALGSFGNDIINRLAYLEDFFRPDSCTNALLDGNQFLRNGLKVYCEDRWTIFQRRFDGSVNFQRTWDEYKLGFGNSEGEFWLGLEAVHRLTRRGKCDLRVELQNFDDNHYWAKYSTFSVDSEADLYRLYVGGYTGNATDRLEYHNNQPFTTMDRDNDAFGRNCASEHDGEAGGWWYKSCYYSQLNGFWGENGRSIYWTSGPRPKVTAMKFRCD, encoded by the exons ATGAAGACATTGACTTGCTTTGTGTTGCTGGTAACTTACCGGGTCACCATGACGTATTCTCAACAATGTCGACAAGTGACCAGCACCGTTTgcgatgatgacgtcactaatGTTTCGAGACAAAAAGGTGATAAAGGTGAAATTGGATCCCCAGGAAAATCCGGAAGCCAGGGAATCAAGGGATCTAAGGGTGATTCTGGAGGAGTCGGTGAAAAGGGTGCTCAAGGAGAATCTTGCGCTCTTGGATCATTCGgcaatgacatcatcaataGATTGGCAT ATTTAGAGGACTTTTTTCGTCCTGACTCGTGCACTAACGCGCTGTTGGATGGAAATCAATTTCTTCGCAACGGCCTGAAAGTCTATTGTGAAGACAGATGGACT ATTTTTCAAAGAAGATTTGATGGCAGCGTCAACTTCCAGCGGACCTGGGATGAATATAAACTCGGATTTGGGAATTCGGAAGGCGAATTTTGGCTTG GCCTCGAAGCAGTTCACAGGCTCACTCGCAGAGGAAAATGTGATTTGAGAGTAGAACTCCAAAATTTTGATGATAATCATTACTGGGCTAAGTACAG cACATTCTCGGTTGATAGCGAGGCCGATCTTTATCGGCTTTATGTTGGTGGATACACCGGAAATGCAACTGATCGTCTTGAATATCACAACAATCAACCATTCACAACAATGGACAGAGATAACGATGCTTTTGG CCGCAACTGTGCATCTGAACACGACGGTGAAGCAGGAGGGTGGTGGTATAAATCATGCTATTATTCCCAACTCAATGGATTTTGGGGTGAAAATGGCCGCAGCATTTACTGGACAAGCGGTCCTCGTCCCAAAGTTACTGCGATGAAGTTCAGATGTGACTGA
- the LOC143452004 gene encoding microfibril-associated glycoprotein 4-like isoform X1, which produces MKTLTCFVLLVTYRVTMTYSQQCRQVTSTVCDDDVTNVSRQKGDKGEIGSPGKSGSQGIKGSKGDSGGVGEKGAQGESCALGSFGNDIINRLAYLEDFFRPDSCTNALLDGNQFLRNGLKVYCEDRWTPQLTSPCEHRWTIRSYVRTIFQRRFDGSVNFQRTWDEYKLGFGNSEGEFWLGLEAVHRLTRRGKCDLRVELQNFDDNHYWAKYSTFSVDSEADLYRLYVGGYTGNATDRLEYHNNQPFTTMDRDNDAFGRNCASEHDGEAGGWWYKSCYYSQLNGFWGENGRSIYWTSGPRPKVTAMKFRCD; this is translated from the exons ATGAAGACATTGACTTGCTTTGTGTTGCTGGTAACTTACCGGGTCACCATGACGTATTCTCAACAATGTCGACAAGTGACCAGCACCGTTTgcgatgatgacgtcactaatGTTTCGAGACAAAAAGGTGATAAAGGTGAAATTGGATCCCCAGGAAAATCCGGAAGCCAGGGAATCAAGGGATCTAAGGGTGATTCTGGAGGAGTCGGTGAAAAGGGTGCTCAAGGAGAATCTTGCGCTCTTGGATCATTCGgcaatgacatcatcaataGATTGGCAT ATTTAGAGGACTTTTTTCGTCCTGACTCGTGCACTAACGCGCTGTTGGATGGAAATCAATTTCTTCGCAACGGCCTGAAAGTCTATTGTGAAGACAGATGGACT CCTCAATTGACCTCTCCTTGTGAACATCGATGGACCATACGTAGTTACGTACGTACC ATTTTTCAAAGAAGATTTGATGGCAGCGTCAACTTCCAGCGGACCTGGGATGAATATAAACTCGGATTTGGGAATTCGGAAGGCGAATTTTGGCTTG GCCTCGAAGCAGTTCACAGGCTCACTCGCAGAGGAAAATGTGATTTGAGAGTAGAACTCCAAAATTTTGATGATAATCATTACTGGGCTAAGTACAG cACATTCTCGGTTGATAGCGAGGCCGATCTTTATCGGCTTTATGTTGGTGGATACACCGGAAATGCAACTGATCGTCTTGAATATCACAACAATCAACCATTCACAACAATGGACAGAGATAACGATGCTTTTGG CCGCAACTGTGCATCTGAACACGACGGTGAAGCAGGAGGGTGGTGGTATAAATCATGCTATTATTCCCAACTCAATGGATTTTGGGGTGAAAATGGCCGCAGCATTTACTGGACAAGCGGTCCTCGTCCCAAAGTTACTGCGATGAAGTTCAGATGTGACTGA
- the LOC143452004 gene encoding microfibril-associated glycoprotein 4-like isoform X2, with translation MKTLTCFVLLVTYRVTMTYSQQCRQVTSTVCDDDVTNVSRQKGDKGEIGSPGKSGSQGIKGSKGDSGGVGEKGAQGESCALGSFGNDIINRLAYLEDFFRPDSCTNALLDGNQFLRNGLKVYCEDRWTPQLTSPCEHRWTIRSYIFQRRFDGSVNFQRTWDEYKLGFGNSEGEFWLGLEAVHRLTRRGKCDLRVELQNFDDNHYWAKYSTFSVDSEADLYRLYVGGYTGNATDRLEYHNNQPFTTMDRDNDAFGRNCASEHDGEAGGWWYKSCYYSQLNGFWGENGRSIYWTSGPRPKVTAMKFRCD, from the exons ATGAAGACATTGACTTGCTTTGTGTTGCTGGTAACTTACCGGGTCACCATGACGTATTCTCAACAATGTCGACAAGTGACCAGCACCGTTTgcgatgatgacgtcactaatGTTTCGAGACAAAAAGGTGATAAAGGTGAAATTGGATCCCCAGGAAAATCCGGAAGCCAGGGAATCAAGGGATCTAAGGGTGATTCTGGAGGAGTCGGTGAAAAGGGTGCTCAAGGAGAATCTTGCGCTCTTGGATCATTCGgcaatgacatcatcaataGATTGGCAT ATTTAGAGGACTTTTTTCGTCCTGACTCGTGCACTAACGCGCTGTTGGATGGAAATCAATTTCTTCGCAACGGCCTGAAAGTCTATTGTGAAGACAGATGGACT CCTCAATTGACCTCTCCTTGTGAACATCGATGGACCATACGTAGTTAC ATTTTTCAAAGAAGATTTGATGGCAGCGTCAACTTCCAGCGGACCTGGGATGAATATAAACTCGGATTTGGGAATTCGGAAGGCGAATTTTGGCTTG GCCTCGAAGCAGTTCACAGGCTCACTCGCAGAGGAAAATGTGATTTGAGAGTAGAACTCCAAAATTTTGATGATAATCATTACTGGGCTAAGTACAG cACATTCTCGGTTGATAGCGAGGCCGATCTTTATCGGCTTTATGTTGGTGGATACACCGGAAATGCAACTGATCGTCTTGAATATCACAACAATCAACCATTCACAACAATGGACAGAGATAACGATGCTTTTGG CCGCAACTGTGCATCTGAACACGACGGTGAAGCAGGAGGGTGGTGGTATAAATCATGCTATTATTCCCAACTCAATGGATTTTGGGGTGAAAATGGCCGCAGCATTTACTGGACAAGCGGTCCTCGTCCCAAAGTTACTGCGATGAAGTTCAGATGTGACTGA
- the LOC143452004 gene encoding microfibril-associated glycoprotein 4-like isoform X4: protein MKTLTCFVLLVTYRVTMTYSQQCRQVTSTVCDDDVTNVSRQKGDKGEIGSPGKSGSQGIKGSKGDSGGVGEKGAQGESCALGSFGNDIINRLAYLEDFFRPDSCTNALLDGNQFLRNGLKVYCEDRWTPQLTSPCEHRWTIRSYVRTIFQRRFDGSVNFQRTWDEYKLGFGNSEGEFWLGLEAVHRLTRRGKCDLRVELQNFDDNHYWAKYSTFSVDSEADLYRLYVGGYTGNATDRLEYHNNQPFTTMDRDNDAFGL from the exons ATGAAGACATTGACTTGCTTTGTGTTGCTGGTAACTTACCGGGTCACCATGACGTATTCTCAACAATGTCGACAAGTGACCAGCACCGTTTgcgatgatgacgtcactaatGTTTCGAGACAAAAAGGTGATAAAGGTGAAATTGGATCCCCAGGAAAATCCGGAAGCCAGGGAATCAAGGGATCTAAGGGTGATTCTGGAGGAGTCGGTGAAAAGGGTGCTCAAGGAGAATCTTGCGCTCTTGGATCATTCGgcaatgacatcatcaataGATTGGCAT ATTTAGAGGACTTTTTTCGTCCTGACTCGTGCACTAACGCGCTGTTGGATGGAAATCAATTTCTTCGCAACGGCCTGAAAGTCTATTGTGAAGACAGATGGACT CCTCAATTGACCTCTCCTTGTGAACATCGATGGACCATACGTAGTTACGTACGTACC ATTTTTCAAAGAAGATTTGATGGCAGCGTCAACTTCCAGCGGACCTGGGATGAATATAAACTCGGATTTGGGAATTCGGAAGGCGAATTTTGGCTTG GCCTCGAAGCAGTTCACAGGCTCACTCGCAGAGGAAAATGTGATTTGAGAGTAGAACTCCAAAATTTTGATGATAATCATTACTGGGCTAAGTACAG cACATTCTCGGTTGATAGCGAGGCCGATCTTTATCGGCTTTATGTTGGTGGATACACCGGAAATGCAACTGATCGTCTTGAATATCACAACAATCAACCATTCACAACAATGGACAGAGATAACGATGCTTTTGG CCTATAA
- the LOC143453172 gene encoding uncharacterized protein LOC143453172, producing MNQSPLRQPCDKSNSLESSKSLTLQSADFELNLSSNSMESLQEANLVDSAADHKKEVYDDGTRDRSGKKLKSYKKPRCPRKNQTRQNKLRVIRIKIGGLDSKRNTLMAEAATGNCEIKASKKSHEGAEERQKGDYEQTLTIECQLRVQGQVRAEQRRSPHLKIKGLRKVKGNQLEVQCLISTYKFKTVIFKVRAEQRRSPHLKIIRLSKNEDNQLEVECLISAYKFRTVSFKFIIDEDTPDYIAGEMKQANFLKGNHKKFFKAEIRRVCGKTKTKIKSRNTDMEKLKPDTSCPESSYLPISPVPVLAADSKTKSGDIPAPETHFEEMKAAENSFNIEPSRPALGDAITFEKKAKSFMDSPTPVISHPAKDNPVDMASPKQKNDLDYESFSSQSILSVSDRNGNNPQAFSQHAEVEHQGKQTMSSNNNQSPSLIVDHKKEVYNNGTGDRSGNDHKVHKKPPLPKKNCARQRKLRIILIKVGAVDEKRNTLMTDGVTGNSEIETSEKSLVGAEERQKDGYEQRLIIECQLRIQGQEDYNFNVDLNVESASDVANRLILQNVLLEEDRCNFIKRLTTIYDKVRAEQRRSPQLKIIRLSKNEDNQVEVECLISTYNFKTVTFKFIVDEDTPDYIAGEMMQENFLKENHKEFFKAEIRRVCVEAKKKYIKQKH from the exons ATGAACCAATCACCATTGCGGCAACCTTGTGATAAGTCGAATAGTCTTGAATCCAGTAAATCTCTAACACTGCAATCTGCAG ATTTTGAGCTGAATTTATCATCAAATAGTATGGAAAGTCTTCAGGAAGCAAATCTTGTGGATTCTGCTGCAGATCATAAGAAAGAGGTCTACGATGATGGCACGCGTGACAGATCAGgaaaaaaactcaaaagttacaaaaaaccTCGATGTCCAAGGAAAAATCAGACTCGTCAAAATAAACTTCGAGTTATTCGGATTAAG ATTGGTGGTCTGGACAGCAAGCGAAACACACTGATGGCTGAAGCAGCAACTGGAAATTGTGAAATTAAAGCCAGTAAAAAATCACATGAGGGAGCTGAAGAGAGACAGAAAGGCGACTATGAGCAAACACTTACTATTGAATGTCAACTTAGAGTTCAAGGCCAG GTTCGTGCTGAACAGCGTCGCAGTCCTCATCTTAAAATTAAAGGTCTGAGGAAGGTTAAAGGAAATCAGTTGGAAGTTCAATGCCTCATATCAACTTACAAATTCAAAACTGTCATATTCAAG GTTCGTGCTGAACAGCGTCGCAGTCCTCATCTTAAAATTATACGTCTGAGCAAGAATGAAGACAATCAGTTAGAAGTAGAATGCCTCATATCAGCTtacaaatttagaactgtctCATTCAAG TTTATCATTGATGAAGATACACCTGACTATATAGCAGGCGAAATGAAGCAAGCAAATTTTCTGAAAGGAAATcataagaaattttttaaagcagaAATCAGGCGCGTTTGTgggaaaactaaaacaaaaattaaaagcagAAACACTGACATGGAAAAATTGAAGCCAGACACAAGCTGCCCTGAATCATCTTATCTTCCTATTTCACCCGTTCCTGTCCTGGCAGCTGACTCAAAGACAAAGAGTGGCGACATACCAGCACCAGAAACTCACTTCGAAGAAATGAAAGCAGCAGAAAATAGCTTCAATATTGAACCATCAAGGCCAGCATTGGGAGACGCtattacttttgaaaaaaaagctaAATCATTTATGGATTCACCAACTCCTGTGATTTCTCATCCAGCCAAAGACAATCCAGTTGATATGGCATCACCAAAGCAAAAAAACGATCTTGATTATGAGTCGTTCTCTTCGCAGTCCATTTTGAGCGTGTCTGATCGCAATGGAAATAACCCTCAAGCTTTTTCCCAACATGCTGAAGTAGAACATCAAGGGAAGCAAACCATGAGTAGCAATAACAACCAGAGCCCGTCTTTGATTGTTG ATCATAAGAAAGAGGTCTACAACAATGGCACAGGTGATAGGTCAGGAAACGATCACAAAGTTCACAAAAAGCCCCCActtccaaaaaaaaattgtgctcGTCAAAGGAAACTTCGAATTATTCTgattaaa GTTGGTGCCGTGGACGAAAAGCGAAACACATTGATGACTGATGGGGTAACTGGAAATTCGGAAATTGAAACCAGTGAAAAATCGCTTGTGGGAGCTGAAGAAAGACAGAAAGATGGCTATGAGCAAAGACTCATCATCGAATGTCAACTTAGGATTCAAGGCCAG GAGGATTACAATTTTAATGTTGATCTGAATGTGGAATCAGCATCTGATGTTGCCAACAGATTAATTTTGCAGAACGTTTTACTGGAAGAAGATCGAtgcaattttataaaaaggtTAACTACCATTTATGACAAG GTTCGTGCTGAACAGCGTCGCAGTCCTCAGCTTAAAATTATACGTCTCAGCAAGAATGAAGACAATCAGGTAGAAGTGGAATGCCTCATATCTACTTACAACTTCAAAACTGTCACATTCAAG TTTATCGTTGATGAAGATACACCTGACTATATAGCAGGCGAAATGATGCaagaaaattttctgaaagaaaatcataaggaattttttaaagcagaAATCAGGCGCGTTTGTGTGGAAgccaaaaaaaaatatataaagcaGAAACACTGA